From the genome of Pseudonocardia sp. EC080619-01:
CTTCCGCGCCGCGACCGGTCTGGACCTGCACGAGGGCTACGGCCTGTCCGAGGGCGGCCCGGTGATCACCAGCAACGACCCCGGCCGGCCCGCCAAGCCGGGCTCGGTCGGGCGGCCGCTGCCGGGCGTCGAGCTGCGGCTGGTGGACGCCGCGGGCCGCCCGCTCGACGACCCGGAGCCCGAGCCCGACGCCGACGAGATCGACCTCGACGTCGGCTCCGACCCGGGCGACGACACCGGCCTGATCGCGCTGCGCGGGCCGAACCTGTTCTCCGGCTACTGGCCGGACGGCGCCGGCGGCCCGGACGCCGACGGCTGGTTCGTGACGGCCGACGTCGGCTACCTCGATCCGGACGGCGACCTCTTCCTGGTCGACCGCTCGTCGGACCTGGTGATCGTGAACGGGTTCAACGTCTACCCGCGGGAGGTCGAGCAGGTGATCGCCGAGCTCGACGCGGTCGCCGAGGTCGCGGTGGTCGGCGTGCCCGACGACCGGACCGGCGCCGCGGTGAAGGCCGTCGTGGTGGCCGTGGCCGGCTCGGGACTGACCGAGGACGCCGTCGCCGAGCACTGCGCGGCCCGCCTGGCCCGGTTCAAGCGCCCCGCGGTCGTCTCGTTCGCGGGCGAGCTGCCGCGCACCCCCACCGGGAAGATCGCCCGCCGGACGCTGGCGAGGATGTGACCGTGCGCGTGCGGCTGCTGACCCGCCACGGCTGCCACCTCTGCGAGGAGGCCGCCGAGGTGCTCGCACGCGTGTGCGGCGAGACGGGAACCGGCTGGGACACCCTCGACGTCGACACCGACGACGAGCTGCGCGCCGAGTACGGCGACCAGGTGCCCGTGGTGCTCCTCGACGGCCGGGAGCACGACTCGTTCCGGGTCGACGAGGCGCGCCTGCGGGCGGACCTCGCCGCAGGTCCGTGAGCCCCGCCACAGATGCCGCGGCCCCCGCGGACGCCGTGCGCCCGGTGGTGCCCGCGCCGCGCGGTGCGCTCGCCGGACTGGCCGCGACCGCGCTCGGCGTCGGGGCCGGGCAGCTCGCCGCGCTCGTCGTCGCACCGCAGGCCGCGCCGGTCGGCGTGGTGGCGGGACAGGTCGTGGCCCGCACCCCGCCCGCGGTCGCCGAGCTCGCGACCGTCGTCGCCGGCGTCGGCAGCCGGCACGCGGTCGTCGCCGGGGTGGTGGTCGTGCTCGCGCTCGCCGCCGCCGGGGCCGGGGCCCTGTCCCGGCGCTCCGACCGCCCGGGTGTCGTGGGCCTGGCCGTGCTCGGGCTGCTGGGCGTCGTCGCCGCCGTGACCGCACCCGGGGCCGGTCAGCTGGACCTCGTCCCCAGCGCTGTCGCGGTAGTCGTCACCGTGACGACGTTCCGGCGGCTGTACCGGCTGGCGGCCCGCGTGCCGTCACCGTCGGCCGCCGGGACGCTGCCCGACGGCCGCCCGCTGCGGGAGTCGCTGACCCGGCGGCGGTTCCTCCGGGCCGGGGCGCTGGCCGGTGCGGGCGGATTCGTGCTGGGCGCCGGCGCGGCACTGACGGCGCCGCTGCTCCCGTCCGGGCGGATCGGCCCGGCCCGCGACGGGCTCACCGCCCGGCTGCGGGCGCTCGCCGCCGGCGGCCGGGTCGCGC
Proteins encoded in this window:
- a CDS encoding glutaredoxin family protein; its protein translation is MRVRLLTRHGCHLCEEAAEVLARVCGETGTGWDTLDVDTDDELRAEYGDQVPVVLLDGREHDSFRVDEARLRADLAAGP